The Anastrepha ludens isolate Willacy chromosome 2, idAnaLude1.1, whole genome shotgun sequence genome contains a region encoding:
- the LOC128863512 gene encoding exonuclease 3'-5' domain-containing protein 2, whose protein sequence is MADLKKTQLITAKTAFLATAGVGLLCIVMRQRARILARLRNYGNPLSEKQIRVIETPDECQRVLDTLKRHCHEYKVLGFDCEWVTVGGKRRPVALLQLSSQKGLCALFRLCTLQQIPKGLRDLLEDDDVIKVGVGPQDDAHKLAFDYGVGVASTLDLRYLAALVNQKPGGLAKMAKSLLDVHLDKNWRLSCSDWEAKVLNEKQLQYAANDALVAVKIFEKLAKKLDAKPFWNLSSINFTKIQERLQPFYDIRFKEGSLNNIMATERRKSITTTGRKAKQKQMQTRSISTRSRALYDNCNLQAPDGELLCTIDAKKAQWYVDQNLGVVVAETPLTVRLNFEPSGRAVGDVGRYYQTPKENRCVVCGRLDPLSRKNVVPREYRKHFPVVMKSHTSHDVLLLCPDCHQLSNIYDLRMRMKLAEQCDAPFTKEESAVKYYELPELKKVKSASRALLQSQNEIPAERRDILIKILLDHYKTEQLTDELIKEAANIDTTRSNENYCQHGEKVVSMYETAFGGLCELEKQWRQHFLTHMKPKYLPDLWNVNHNANRLEIRAQEGRVEKEDLIVAGLSIVADVESVAKC, encoded by the exons atggcagatttaaaaaaaacacaattaattACTGCCAAAACAGCATTTTTGGCAACTGCAGGCGTCGGTTTGTTGTGCATTGTTATGCGGCAGCGGGCTCGTATTCTAGCTCGGCTGAGGAACTACGGAAACCCATTGAGCGAGAAGCAAATACGAGTCATTGAAACACCTGATGAATGTCAGCGGGTATTAGATACATTAAAGCG CCATTGCCACGAATACAAAGTACTTGGCTTTGATTGCGAGTGGGTCACTGTGGGGGGTAAACGACGTCCAGTAGCGTTGCTGCAGTTATCTTCGCAGAAGGGGCTTTGCGCACTGTTCCGACTCTGTACTTTGCAACAAATACCAAAGGGCCTTCGAGATCTGCTCGAGGACGATGATGTGATAAAAGTCGGTGTTGGCCCACAAGACGATGCACACAAATTGGCATTCGATTATGGCGTAGGTGTGGCAAGCACACTAGATCTACGATATCTGGCTGCGTTGGTTAATCAAAAACCAGGAGGCTTAGCTAAAATGGCAAAATCCTTGTTAGATGTGCATTTGGATAAAAACTGGCGACTCTCCTGCTCTGATTGGGAGGCTAAAGTGCTTAACGAAAAACAGTTGCAGTATGCGGCCAACGATGCATTAGTTGCAGTGAAAATCTTTGAAAAGCTGGCAAAGAAATTGGATGCAAA gCCATTTTGGAATCTCAGCAgcataaatttcacaaaaattcagGAGCGATTGCAACCTTTCTATGACATTCGTTTCAAGGAAGGCTCTCTAAATAATATAATGGCTACGGAACGGAGAAAATCGATAACGACCACTGGTCGGAAAGCTAAACAAAAGCAGATGCAAACTCGTAGCATTAGCACACGTTCCAGAGCCTTATACGACAATTGCAATTTACAAGCGCCTGATGGAGAATTGCTCTGCACTATAGACGCGAAAAAAGCACAATGGTATGTGGATCAAAACTTGGGCGTAGTGGTAGCGGAAACTCCATTAACTGTGCGCTTAAATTTCGAGCCCTCGGGACGTGCTGTCGGCGATGTGGGACGTTACTATCAGACTCCCAAGGAAAACCGATGTGTGGTGTGTGGTCGACTCGATCCGTTGTCACGCAAAAACGTAGTGCCACGCGAATACAGAAAGCATTTCCCAG TGGTCATGAAGTCACATACTTCACACGATGTGCTTCTGCTGTGCCCAGATTGCCATCAACTTAGTAATATTTATGACTTAAGAATGCGAATGAAATTAGCGGAGCAATGTGATGCGCCATTTACGAAAGAAGAATCGGCTGTGAAATACTACGAGCTGCCCGAGCTTAA AAAAGTTAAATCAGCATCGAGGGCGTTGCTGCAAAGTCAAAACGAAATACCTGCCGAGCGCCGGgacattttaatcaaaattctgCTGGATCATTACAAAACGGAACAGCTAACAGATGAATTAATTAAGGAGGCCGCTAATATTGATACGAC ACGGAGTAACGAAAACTACTGCCAACACGGTGAGAAGGTCGTGAGTATGTATGAAACTGCATTCGGTGGCCTCTGTGAACTGGAAAAGCAGTGGCGGCAACATTTCCTAACCCATATGAAACCGAAATATCTGCCAGATCTTTGGAACGTCAATCATAATGCAAACAG ATTGGAAATACGCGCGCAGGAGGGTCGCGTTGAAAAAGAAGATTTGATCGTTGCGGGTCTAAGCATAGTTGCAGATGTAGAATCGGTAGCGAAGTGCTGA
- the LOC128863521 gene encoding apyrase has translation MNYLGRSDNKSTNPSHSTATPIHNSSYTYHQVESNPRSTHHTSASHSQSVMYTRDWRSALRTPPTYRIGNRTLRFNYHFAFLIICALILCFLIVYVRTGSQSSSDTAWLKSYSGSTYSSSARSATDNGDAAAYNAKYPLTPPLIGHAYEVIYRIAIIADLDTNSKVVKTDGSTMWRSYLKKGYLTYRKTKPEITIKWDSGEPVVLESGFALKGRGMELSELVTFNGKLLSFDDRTGLVYDLTKEKPMPWVILLDGNGHNAKGFKAEWATVKDEKLYVGSMGKEWTTSAGDFENENPMYVKVISPNGEVRSLSWAFNYKFLRQEAMQINWPGYMIHESGMWSNHQKKWYFLPRRCSRKKYNETQDEHMGCNLLISADERFTKINTVPLDATNWVHTHGFSSFKFVPNTDDQLIVALKSEELDGKTSTFITAFDTEGRTILPEQRIETELKYEGIEFI, from the exons ATGAATTACCTCGGACGCAGCGATAACAAAAGCACTAACCCAAGCCATAGCACTGCCACGCCAATCCATAACAGCTCTTACACATATCATCAGGTCGAGAGTAACCCGCGCTCCACACATCACACAAGTGCATCTCATTCACAATCCGTGATGTACACACGCGATTGGCGTTCAGCGCTACGCACTCCACCTACCTATCGCATTGGAAATCGTACATTACGATTTAACTACCACTTCGCCTTTCTCATCATCTGCGCACTTATATTATGCTTCCTAATTGTTTACGTGCGTACTGGGTCACAATCATCTTCGGACACAGCATGGCTCAAAAGCTATAGCGGCTCAACGTACAGTAGTTCTGCGCGAAGTGCAACAGATAACGGAGATGCTGCAGCATACAACGCAAAATATCCACTCACGCCCCCACTAATAGGGCATGCCTATGAGGTGATATATCGCATCGCTATAATAGCCGATTTGGATACCAACTCAAAAGTTGTAAAAACAGATGGCAGCACAATGTGGCGTAGCTACTTGAAAAAGGGCTACTTAACATACCGTAAGACCAAACCAGAAATAACCATTAAGTGGGACAGTGGTGAGCCTGTAGTTTTAGAATCCGGGTTCGCTCTAAAAGGTCGGGGCATGGAACTATCAGAACTCGTAACGTTCAATGGCAAATTGCTGAGCTTTGATGACCGAACGGGACTGGTATATGACCTCACCAAAGAGAAACCCATGCCGTGGGTTATTTTACTTGATGGAAATGGACACAATGCCAAAGGTTTCAAAGCGGAATGGGCTACAGTGAAAGATGAGAAGTTGTACGTTGGTTCGATGGGCAAAGAGTGGACGACAAGTGCTGGCGACTTCGAAAACGAGAATCCCATGTATGTGAAGGTCATATCACCGAATGGAGAGGTGCGCTCTTTGAGCTGGGCATTCAACTATAAATTTTTACGCCAAGAAGCAATGCAAATCAATTGGCCGGGTTATATGATACATGAAAGTGGCATGTGGTCCAACCACCAAAAGAAATGGTATTTCCTGCCAAGACGCTGCTCGCGCAAAAA ataCAATGAAACGCAAGACGAGCATATGGGTTGTAACTTGCTTATCTCGGCAGATGAGCGTTTTACGAAAATAAACACAGTTCCTCTAGACGCCACGAACTGGGTGCATACGCATGGTTTTTCGAGTTTCAAATTCGTACCAAACACCGATGACCAACTAATAGTCGCACTTAAAAGTGAAGAATTAGACGGTAAGACATCGACATTCATTACAGCATTCGACACTGAAGGACGCACGATTTTGCCAGAGCAGCGTATCGAAACAGAATTAAAATACGAAGGCATCGAATTTATCTAG